Proteins encoded by one window of Kwoniella dendrophila CBS 6074 chromosome 9, complete sequence:
- a CDS encoding Fe-S protein assembly co-chaperone HscB, with protein MRLPSTVSNRNFDLLRNQSRSSIPIIRPLSLIRNVRFAHTETRPTPPSRVCPSCSKDIAIHITPCSNCSDLLPLPTNLSLYSLLYLSSPVSKGNNDIDIPLELSYLNFNGFKLNKNELRLNWLKRQKELHPDKFSSKGDLTINKARELSGRINNAYNVLGDELKRTEYLLSIHNKATDETDKIDDPMMLAEILEAREELEEAASQDEIQRIRDVNHEKVEDIIKQLEQAFSENPPNIEEAKNLSVQLRYWKGLENAAKEKSV; from the exons ATGCGATTACCTTCAACCGTATCGAATAGGAATTTTGATCTACTTCGAAATCAATCGAGATCAAGTATACCTATAATAAGACCTTTGTCTTTAATAAGAAATGTCAGATTTGCTCATACAGAAACAAGACCAACACCACCTTCTAGAGTTTGTCCATCATGTTCAAAGGATATAGCGATACATATAACACCTTGTTCAAAttgttcagatttattacctttacctacaaatttatctttatattctttattatatttatcttcaccaGTGTCTAAAGGTAAcaatgatatagatataccTTTAGAATTAAGTTATTTAAATTTTAATGGATTTAAATTaaataaaaatgaattaagATTAAATTGGTtaaaaagacaaaaagaatTACATCCAGataaattttcatcaaaaggtgatttaacaATAAATAAAGCAAGAGAATTAAGTGGAAGGATAAATAATGCATATaatgttttaggtgatgaattgaaaagaacTGAATATTTG CTATCAATACATAATAAAGCAActgatgaaactgataaaatAGATGATCCAATGATGTTAGCTGAAATTTTAgaagcaagagaagaattagaagaagcaGCTAGTCAAGATGAAATACAGAGGATACGTGATGTCAATCATG aaaaagTGGAAGATATAATAAAACAGCTTGAACAAGCATTTAGTGAAAATCCACCAAAtatagaagaagctaaaaacCTCTCTGTCCAATTAAGGTATTGGAAAGGTTTAGAAAATGCTGCAAAGGAAAAATCTGTATAA